The following are encoded together in the Buteo buteo chromosome 2, bButBut1.hap1.1, whole genome shotgun sequence genome:
- the EMILIN3 gene encoding EMILIN-3, which produces MRRARALRRRGALLACLSLGTLLALADAKGAFYPPAAPLPYGGRYSLYTAGSSPQLGPGKPVGKHKSYCAYVVQRNVTCTLQDGAESYVKAEYHKCSWGPKCPGKVLYRTFFRPKYKIGYKTVTELAWRCCPGFMGEGCHDSPTDQPGLLPQHPSPKMPPGQKMFPIPRLPPYPKSHPDLFPGPKKNQYGRKLPGLFGDRLDRLEEEVRRLSQSYDSLHNMVSGLGDRLRLAIQEDTTKMIGSLMNSPGTPDSTVGFGIIPDGLVDVADKADIATYPPVGEILTKVTEVSDVLKTKADLLHEVRGMVLDHDGQIKHLLESARPSPLTSIDLLEEYVDTRLSNLRGELLDGFEKKLGKIQTTCDFRIQEVRQQCEEEKAANLRLQQTLDGKELEIKKEISQLETQIQGLTVVESCCSNLDYLTDRMNILEKGLHSISESQKNLHSRLDGEISTVTLGNLFEGRIEDLEARLNATERETGSCCSGIEDSMRGTVVAEVDGMRTAFEDKMQTLEDRFMTIVGELNNISSPMGMDGAAVPVLEGELANMRKRTDETLEVLQNRLITLESTCSLGCTSASKDVETFRTEIEDCQNKNQDLLLRMDSNYDLLRKLNATILEIQRRIEEEASGALQGEITLLKINLNTVSKSLTGLKDSVSQYSDTMTHINSSLDEHERKIEDEVHSIQEKVNDQGSQLFFSNRRVLNLKGDLERLKARIVSDLSSCKSVAQDLQQEIAHFDDRVARVESVCSRLGAVTGSLDGIRDELEKHTGSLWDYMDHMNGTLAAHSQEITGLKDNLLDCQAKVSELAEQVSHLEEQAEGKQH; this is translated from the exons ATGCGGCGGGCGCGGGCGCTGCGCCGCCGCGGAGCTCTGCTCGCCTGCCTCTCGCTGGGGACGCTGCTGGCCCTCGCCGACGCCAAGGGTGCCTTCtacccccccgccgcccccctgcCCTACGGCGGCAGGTACAGCCTCTACACGGCCGGCTCCAGCCCGCAGCTCGGCCCCGGCAAGCCCGTGGGCAAGCACAA GAGCTACTGTGCCTACGTGGTGCAGCGCAATGTGACGTGCACGCTGCAGGACGGGGCCGAGAGCTACGTGAAGGCTGAGTACCACAAGTGCAGCTGGGGACCCAAGTGCCCGGGGAAAGTGCT GTACCGCACCTTCTTCAGACCCAAATACAAGATTGGATACAAGACAGTGACCGAGCTGGCCTGGAGGTGCTGCCCAGGCTTCATGGGAGAAGGGTGCCACGACAGCCCAACCGACCAACCCGGCCTTCTGCCCCAACATCCCAGCCCTAAAATGCCTCCCGGGCAAAAGATGTTTCCAATCCCCAGACTTCCTCCCTATCCAAAAAGCCACCCTGACCTGTTTCCAGGACCAAAGAAGAATCAGTATG GCAGGAAGCTGCCCGGCCTCTTCGGGGACCGCCTGGATcggctggaggaggaggtgaggcgccTTTCCCAGTCCTATGACAGCCTGCACAACATGGTGAGCGGCCTGGGGGACCGCCTGCGGCTGGCCATCCAGGAGGACACTACCAAGATGATCGGCTCCCTGATGAACAGCCCGGGCACGCCTGACTCGACAGTGGGCTTTGGCATCATTCCTGATGGCCTGGTGGATGTGGCGGACAAAGCCGACATCGCCACGTACCCTCCTGTGGGGGAGATCCTGACCAAAGTGACGGAGGTGAGCGACGTGCTGAAAACCAAGGCAGATTTGCTGCATGAGGTTCGCGGCATGGTCCTGGACCACGACGGGCAGATCAAGCATCTGCTGGAGTCAGCCCGGCCCTCACCCCTCACGTCCATTGACCTGCTGGAGGAGTACGTGGACACGCGGCTGAGCAACCTCCGTGGAGAGCTGCTCGACGGCTTCGAGAAGAAGTTGGGGAAGATCCAGACCACGTGCGATTTCCGGATCCAGGAGGTGCGGCAGCAGTGCGAGGAGGAGAAAGCTGCCAACCTGCGGCTGCAGCAGACGCTGGACGGGAAGGAGCTAGAGATCAAGAAAGAGATCTCCCAGTTGGAGACCCAGATCCAAGGGCTGACGgtggtggaaagctgctgtagcAACCTGGACTACCTCACTGATCGCATGAACATCCTTGAGAAAGGCCTTCACAGCATCTCTGAGTCCCAGAAGAACTTGCACTCACGGCTGGATGGAGAAATCTCCACTGTCACCCTAGGAAACCTTTTTGAAGGGCGCATTGAGGACCTGGAAGCCAGACTCAATGCTACCGAGAGAGAAACGGGGAGCTGCTGCTCCGGTATAGAGGACAGCATGAGAGGCACAGTGGTGGCAGAGGTGGATGGCATGAGGACTGCCTTTGAAGATAAAATGCAGACCCTGGAGGACAGGTTCATGACCATTGTGGGGGAGCTGAACAACATCAGTTCTCCCATGGGCATGGATGGAGCAGCGGTGCCCGTGCTGGAGGGGGAGCTTGCCAACATGAGGAAACGGACGGATGAGACACTCGAGGTGTTGCAGAATCGCCTCATCACGCTGGAGAGCACTTGTTCCTTGGGCTGCACCTCCGCCTCCAAAGACGTGGAGACCTTCCGGACAGAGATCGAAGACTGCCAGAACAAGAACCAGGACCTGCTCCTCCGGATGGACAGCAACTACGACCTCCTGCGCAAGTTGAACGCCACCATCCTGGAGATCCAGCGGCGAATCGAGGAGGAAGCATCGGGGGCTTTGCAAGGGGAGATCACCTTGCTAAAGATCAACCTGAACACTGTGAGCAAGTCTCTGACAGGGCTCAAGGACTCTGTCTCCCAGTACTCGGACACCATGACACACATCAACTCCTCGCTGGATGAGCATGAGCGGAAGATCGAGGATGAGGTCCACTCCATCCAGGAAAAAGTCAATGACCAAGGCTCCCAGCTCTTCTTCAGCAACCGGCGTGTCCTGAATCTCAAGGGAGACTTAGAGCGACTCAAAGCCAGGATCGTCAGTGATCTGAGCTCCTGCAAGAGCGTGGCCCAGGACCTGCAGCAGGAGATTGCTCACTTCGATGACCGGGTGGCCCGGGTGGAGAGCGTCTGTAGCAGGCTGGGTGCTGTTACGGGGAGCCTGGATGGCATCAGGGATGAACTGGAGAAACACACGGGCAGTCTGTGGGACTACATGGACCACATGAATGGCACCCTGGCTGCCCACTCTCAGGAAATAACGGGACTGAAGGACAACCTGCTTGACTGCCAAGCCAAGGTCTCCGAGCTGGCGGAGCAGGTCAGCCACTTGGAAGAACAGGCGGAGGGGAAGCAGCATTAG